A stretch of the Conger conger chromosome 3, fConCon1.1, whole genome shotgun sequence genome encodes the following:
- the nhsl2 gene encoding NHS-like protein 2 has product MPFCKRTIAPKDVCKGDTKRQSAIFGDLVDVCGFTLCSILRQLSDLSRQSVSILEELEGELVSIYHRSGTLENKVISLQKHISALATKPPQKTTTNLDSENKRTAHFRSSWQQHVNVFGSWSRPECVQELHQEAQLNLQSLLQDFEEQLYDQKVTGQTFRQPSSPGSEDTSQSRSPIAANNKRPEFVFLPACKQVCEDENTSVGIRAEDSSSGSGSERPLLGWSSSAGPPVAEKPRWYLGRHTPAHLVPIDVTDDGKILAVDLIEGTCSPGASHPRLLTPSSESLSHHLPLRKASSNLDQSLPQSPESSSGTMEQATLMCPSPSWNGPKGSTFSPSWNNSFNYVLAPSPVAKTPSSQHEAGMLACPSQGSSGLSMSSGSHSSSFTSISMEPSARAQHAAAATAATCVGKRIEMEGDTASPGEREKRYTRANVFKFRERSLSTPTDSGSFCSADIVCSTEPPREGESYALLYPSGSSEGSASTDNVSVTAADFLPDGRPRMRSRSISLKKPKKKPPPPVRSVSLMKNLSGSSSYTEGHFCDGRPKSLFIPRDHLDDSFQPDFLISSKPLQEEQDLAMSGEQTVADSQGPDREPELSYPGHWQLNDWKANDPYRSLSGSSTATGTTVIECIKVRGSTESLNSPSTSRATSPSQLSVEAESKISPFKPLGLMSPSSGYSSQSETPTPTIPNSLISGPSSLGCKMRPKIPERKSSLPATSPGERTARSRLSFELPVTSHLDLSSIKPKPKASRRHSDSSTAGKPVQKLSPSQSVMPMVTQTDLRNIRLRSVSRSEADDSPDGSSDIIEEEQGRDLSPPVSPELKPKPPVAVKPPLPKRPLNLMLKYPSSIPPAPDSPPPSPVDRPVPLGNIYKVMKKPKPKKLAQSPISPGVTQEAPKQQVQEQPAVDLQQGVDHNELPSPSSPDRQDKSKTLPSRMTISCLAELDKKRPKVPPPVPKKPNVLMLPSNAIHTNGTTDRQVISLDSGSQSPVSAPTSEEATVNEENHVATNEVAEKDSEQEPDVKAPTSEPLIETLLNESIAESSSVSEKNALHITEEAEEDAIPQPPTPHTTEDLFTIIHRSKRKVLGRKEVADSFGSRQSLVSPVKSSSDLRTLTLGSTPRSSSRNENFMALLQKKGHKPSTGARVSAMELLKSTNPLARRVTEFSQPDSESVGTPKPPQDH; this is encoded by the exons CCACCACCAACTTGGACTCGGAGAACAAGCGAACGGCCCACTTCCGATCGTCATGGCAACAGCATGTGAATGTGTTCGGCTCGTGGAGTAGGCCGGAGTGCGTGCAGGAGCTGCATCAGGAGGCGCAGCTCAATCTCCAGAGCCTGCTGCAAG ACTTTGAGGAGCAGCTCTATGACCAAAAAGTCACAGGACAGACATTTCGACAGCCTTCTTCACCGGGTTCAGAGGACACTTCGCAGAGCAGATCTCCCATTGCAGCCAACAACAAGAGACCGGAGTTTGTCTTCCTG CCAGCTTGcaagcaggtgtgtgaggatgAGAACACATCAGTAGGGATCAGGGCCGAGGATTCATCATCAGGCAGTGGGTCAGAGCGCCCCCTACTGGGCTGGAGCTCCTCAGCGGGACCACCTGTTGCAGAGAAACCCCGCTGGTACCTGGGTCGCCACACCCCAGCGCACCTGGTGCCCATCGATGTAACAG ATGATGGGAAAATTCTGGCTGTTGACCTGATTGAAGGCACCTGTTCCCCTGGAGCCTCGCACCCAAGACTTCTAACACCGTCTTCTGAATCTCTGAGTCACCACTTACCGCTGAGAAAAGCCAGCAGTAACTTGGACCAAAGTCTGCCTCAGTCACCTGAGAGTTCCTCGGGCACGATGGAGCAAGCCACGCTGATGTGCCCCAGTCCATCCTGGAATGGGCCCAAGGGCTCCACCTTCTCCCCGTCGTGGAACAACTCCTTCAATTACGTGCTGGCACCCAGCCCTGTCGCCAAAACGCCTTCATCACAACACGAGGCCGGCATGCTCGCCTGCCCCTCCCAGGGCAGTTCAGGGCTGTCCATGAGCTCAGGGTcgcattccagctccttcaCCTCCATATCAATGGAGCCATCTGCCAGAGCCCAGCACGCTGCAGCTGCCACTGCCGCCACCTGTGTGGGGAAGAGGATTGAGATGGAAGGCGACACAGCAAGCCCCGGAGAGCGGGAGAAGAGGTACACACGGGCCAACGTCTTCAAGTTCCGGGAGCGCTCCCTCTCCACACCGACCGATTCTGGCTCCTTCTGCTCGGCCGACATTGTCTGCAGCACGGAGCCGCCTCGGGAGGGCGAGAGCTACGCCCTCCTCTACCCCAGCGGCAGCTCCGAGGGTAGCGCCAGCACCGACAATGTATCCGTGACGGCGGCCGACTTCTTGCCCGACGGCCGGCCTCGGATGAGGTCTCGCAGCATCTCCCTGAAGAAGCCAAAGAAGAAGCCGCCCCCGCCGGtgcgcagtgtgtctctgaTGAAGAACCTTAGCGGCAGCAGTTCCTATACGGAGGGGCACTTCTGTGACGGCCGGCCCAAGAGCCTGTTTATTCCCAGGGACCACCTGGATGACTCCTTCCAGCCAGACTTCCTCATTAGCTCCAAGCCCCTGCAGGAGGAGCAAGACCTGGCCATGTCTGGTGAGCAGACAGTTGCAGACTCTCAGGGTCCAGACAGAGAGCCGGAGCTGTCGTACCCTGGCCACTGGCAACTGAATGACTGGAAGGCCAATGACCCCTACAGGTCACTGTCGGGCTCTAGTACGGCTACAGGAACCACAGTGATTGAGTGCATAAAAGTACGTGGCAGCACCGAGTCCCTCAattctccctccacctcccgTGCTACCTCGCCCTCACAGCTCTCGGTAGAAGCAGAGTCCAAAATCTCCCCCTTCAAACCTCTTGGTTTGATGTCTCCTTCCAGCGGCTATTCTAGCCAGTCTGAGACTCCAACCCCCACCATACCCAACTCCCTCATTTCTGGACCGTCATCACTGGGCTGCAAGATGCGACCCAAAATTCCAGAGAGGAAGTCCTCCCTGCCTGCCACTTCCCCCGGAGAGAGGACTGCGAGGTCACGTCTGTCATTTGAGCTGCCTGTGACTTCCCACCTGGATCTGTCCTCCATCAAACCCAAGCCCAAAGCCAGCAGAAGGCACTCTGACTCCTCCACTGCTGGTAAGCCGGTGCAGAAGCTCAGTCCGAGCCAGTCGGTGATGCCTATGGTGACTCAGACCGACCTCAGGAACATCCGCCTGCGTTCGGTTAGCCGCTCAGAAGCCGATGATAGCCCTGATGGCTCTTCTGACATCATTGAAGAGGAGCAAGGGAGGGACCTCAGCCCCCCTGTCAGTCCCGAGCTGAAACCCAAGCCTCCGGTAGCCGTGAAACCACCATTGCCAAAACGGCCCCTCAACTTAATGCTGAAGTACCCCTCTTCTATTCCGCCTGCCCCGGACTCCCCTCCGCCCTCCCCAGTGGATCGGCCCGTGCCGTTGGGGAACATCTACAAGGTGATGAAGAAGCCCAAGCCCAAGAAGCTGGCACAGTCTCCAATCAGTCCTGGGGTGACCCAGGAGGCCCCCAAACAGCAGGTGCAGGAGCAGCCAGCTGTGGACCTCCAGCAAGGGGTTGACCACAATGAATTACCATCCCCCAGCAGCCCCGACAGGCAAGACAAGAGCAAGACCTTGCCCAGCAGGATGACCATCTCATGCCTGGCTGAGCTGGATAAGAAGCGCCCCAAGGTCCCCCCGCCAGTGCCCAAGAAACCTAATGTCCTCATGTTGCCTAGCAATGCCATCCATACCAACGGAACGACAGACAGGCAAGTCATCTCACTGGACAGTGGCTCACAATCCCCTGTTAGTGCTCCTACATCTGAGGAGGCTACTGTCAATGAAGAAAACCATGTCGCCACAAATGAAGTTGCCGAAAAGGATTCCGAACAAGAGCCCGATGTAAAGGCCCCAACCTCTGAGCCTTTAATAG AAACCCTGCTTAATGAAAGCATCGCGGAGAGCAGCTCAGTCAGTGAGAAGAATGCTTTGCACATCACAGAGGAAGCTGAAGAGGATGCCATTCCCCAGCCACCCACCCCTCACACCACTGAAGACCTGTTCACCATCATTCACAG GTCAAAGCGCAAAGTCCTGGGGCGCAAAGAAGTGGCGGACTCGTTTGGCAGCCGGCAGAGCTTGGTCTCTCCAGTGAAGAGCAGCAGTGATCTGAGGACCCTGACCCTCGGCAGCACGCCCAGGTCCAGCTCCCGCAATGAGAACTTCATGGCGCTCCTGCAGAAGAAAGGCCACAAGCCCAGCACAGGGGCCCGAGTTTCTGCCATGGAGCTCCTGAAGAGCACAAACCCGCTGGCTCGCAGAGTGACCGAGTTCTCACAGCCCGACTCGGAGTCTGTCGGCACCCCCAAACCGCCCCAGGACCACTGA